From one Plasmodium malariae genome assembly, contig: PmUG01_00_11, whole genome shotgun sequence genomic stretch:
- the PmUG01_00027000 gene encoding PIR protein, with the protein MSLNIIIVPIVYILSNTINDGLGISLPYTLNYNKLNNNKPYISDDICGKLDNELNNYDGVFEFCENYTGIFENFAKLSFTGQFNHDSCTIVKFWLYDRLFNLPFRDKKVNNDISEIILKLKENFNVPENVKICDLFNFPHLKEDFDKMKSVYDYATNYSTVETYLNDKSFICNQNLSNYINANYEIYINTKNSCNSDNIKNKKYCKVFDYIKGAHINENYPLSCKVKGLETIIDTEGHIVISMEKESSAISEQKDSIPFSNIIMAVIFPLLGIFFFSFILYKFTTFKSWLKSHLLKKKIIQNYEDEEYMQEHLSESYRTDGHHIYYHPS; encoded by the exons atgtccctaaatattattattgtcccgatagtatatattttatcaaatacgataaat GATGGTTTAGGCATTTCACTTCCTTATACacttaattataataaactaaataataataagccCTATATATCCGATGATATATGTGGAAAATTAGACAATGAGTTAAATAATTACGATGGTGTTTTCGAATTTTGTGAGAATTATACAGGAATTTTCGAAAATTTTGCTAAATTGTCATTTACTGGTCAATTCAATCATGATTCATGTACAATTGTGAAGTTCTGGTTATATGAtcgtttatttaatttaccATTTAGGGACAAAAAAGTCAATAATGATATTAGTGAAATTATTCTTAAgctaaaagaaaattttaatgtgcctgaaaatgttaaaatatgtgatttatttaattttcctcATTTGAAAGAGGATTttgataaaatgaaaagtgtATACGATTATGCTACAAATTATAGTACAGTTGAGACATATCTTAATGATAAAAGTTTTATATGCAATCAAAATTTGAGCAATTATATTAATGcaaattatgaaatatatattaatacaaaaaatagtTGTAACagtgataatataaaaaataagaaatattgtAAAGTATTTGATTATATTAAAGGGGCtcatataaatgaaaactaCCCTTTATCATGTAAAGTAAAAGGCTTAGAAACTATCATTGATACGGAAGGACATATTGTGATAAGTATGGAAAAAGAGTCATCTGCAATCTCAGAACAAAAAGATTCTATTCCATTTTCTAATATTATCATGGCAGTTATTTTCCCACTTTTaggaatttttttcttttcattcattttgtataaa ttTACTACATTTAAATCATGGTTAAAATCACATttattgaaaaagaaaataattcaGAATTACGAAGATGAAGAATATATGCAAGAACATTTGAGTGAAAGTTATCGCACAGATGgacatcatatatattatcatccTTCAtga